In Hydrocarboniclastica marina, the following are encoded in one genomic region:
- a CDS encoding DUF1566 domain-containing protein has product MIYRSFLACAVTLCLSSTVYAQVCKYDSIQPTAKTERYVVHGDATVTDAETGLMWSMCSMGQTYNEGACSGSAKSLSWEQALQEARVLNNAGGIAGHSNWRLPNIKELGSLVEYQCHSPAINLAAFPDTPSATYWSSTPDSRSGKKARSIYFVDGSDLTPDVSSGRFVRLVRDR; this is encoded by the coding sequence ATGATATACCGATCATTCCTGGCCTGTGCAGTGACCTTATGCCTTTCGTCGACCGTCTATGCTCAGGTATGCAAGTACGACTCTATACAGCCCACAGCAAAGACAGAACGCTATGTGGTTCATGGTGACGCTACAGTGACTGACGCTGAGACCGGCTTAATGTGGTCAATGTGCTCAATGGGACAGACCTACAACGAAGGGGCGTGCAGTGGATCTGCCAAGAGTTTGTCATGGGAACAGGCTCTGCAGGAGGCCCGGGTACTGAATAATGCAGGCGGAATAGCCGGCCACAGTAATTGGCGGCTCCCGAACATCAAAGAGCTCGGTTCTTTGGTGGAATACCAATGCCATAGTCCAGCGATCAACCTGGCTGCGTTTCCAGATACGCCAAGTGCCACATACTGGTCTTCGACGCCTGATTCTAGGAGCGGGAAAAAGGCACGGAGCATCTATTTCGTTGATGGCTCAGACCTAACCCCAGATGTAAGCTCGGGCCGGTTTGTCAGGTTGGTACGGGACCGGTAA
- a CDS encoding ParA family protein, producing MSTPIIAFANHKGGTGKSTITLQTAYYLAQRAGIPEGKKILVVDFDPQGNTSTRLTRLDDLEELGGTRTADLFNPDLEEVTPVMTQSGADLIYSLKNDLDLDDIELEDLAVFQHPQVHIRRLAQTGKYAAILLDCPPARSRKLIAALTAATHVIVPVEVSGFARDGLEGLIRSIEIARQINDDIQLTGVIINKYSSRSDRHRREKGRLEDALGDLLLPQNISFRTPIDEANCEAIPIWAMAKGSARTAAKEVKLVCEEIIRRTGIKLVKKSRK from the coding sequence ATGTCAACACCAATAATCGCGTTCGCTAACCATAAAGGTGGCACTGGGAAAAGCACGATTACGCTCCAAACCGCCTATTACTTGGCTCAGCGAGCAGGTATTCCAGAAGGCAAAAAGATTCTGGTGGTAGATTTTGACCCGCAAGGCAACACTTCCACGCGCTTGACCAGGCTAGATGATCTGGAGGAGTTGGGTGGGACCCGGACTGCCGATCTATTTAATCCCGATCTAGAAGAAGTTACTCCGGTGATGACCCAGAGTGGCGCCGATCTTATCTATAGCCTGAAAAACGATTTGGATCTTGATGATATTGAGCTCGAAGACCTGGCTGTTTTTCAGCATCCTCAAGTTCATATTCGCCGCCTGGCTCAAACTGGAAAATACGCAGCGATCTTACTGGATTGCCCGCCGGCAAGATCTCGTAAGCTCATCGCAGCATTAACGGCCGCGACTCATGTCATTGTTCCAGTTGAGGTGAGTGGTTTTGCGCGAGATGGCCTTGAAGGCTTGATTCGTTCTATTGAGATCGCTCGTCAAATCAACGATGACATCCAGCTCACTGGGGTGATTATCAATAAATACTCCTCAAGAAGTGACCGCCATCGTAGAGAGAAAGGTCGGTTAGAGGACGCGTTAGGCGATTTGTTGCTGCCTCAGAATATCTCTTTCCGAACACCAATTGACGAAGCGAACTGCGAGGCAATACCGATCTGGGCAATGGCGAAAGGCTCAGCACGGACAGCTGCCAAAGAAGTAAAGTTGGTTTGCGAAGAGATAATCCGCAGAACCGGCATAAAGCTGGTGAAAAAGTCTCGGAAATAA
- a CDS encoding PilZ domain-containing protein, protein MAVLPLTSHEAQRRAVRYSADHLLARISDPRTQAQATSVDHAPGSPVTLIDISEAGASFIYPQKLARGQIIHIDILGEQTQARRISAEVRNVQALTPKIVRVGVAFTLGEDDVTRHHLNGLIQYASLKGISKANW, encoded by the coding sequence ATGGCAGTCTTACCGTTAACCTCACACGAAGCACAACGGCGGGCTGTGCGTTACTCAGCAGATCATCTGCTAGCAAGGATCAGCGACCCTCGGACTCAGGCACAAGCCACGAGCGTTGACCACGCCCCAGGTTCGCCGGTGACTTTGATCGATATAAGTGAGGCAGGAGCATCGTTTATTTATCCCCAGAAGTTAGCACGGGGTCAAATAATCCATATCGACATATTGGGAGAGCAAACGCAGGCACGCCGGATTAGTGCAGAGGTGAGAAATGTTCAAGCACTGACTCCGAAGATCGTTAGGGTAGGGGTAGCGTTCACCCTTGGAGAGGATGATGTAACGCGACACCATCTCAACGGGCTCATTCAGTATGCGAGCCTGAAAGGCATTTCTAAGGCAAACTGGTAA
- a CDS encoding Calx-beta domain-containing protein — MISAQEPFKRTLLCLAMATSFAVVTGCGGSDSGDDSSSTSKNSSGSGSESSITPEISVDEAKIREGNSGVSNVQLRINLSDSSDEEVSVTLVTKDGTATSGSDYRSEQVSVVFPPGSRRQEIALDIIADQALEDDEWFEVELSSPKNGRLGNRGRTARVSITNDDEQPQVYFTTAEQTVAETVRYANVTIALDNVSGFDTDILLNLEGTATEGDDFSMSEISTVTIPAGSLSETLDIEIIGDAIPEGGETVILGIESATNAKPSAGDLPASHTLTIAGDIALNDTGVTSFSDGFSYGLGAEPGTAPGQDASFGRDSSEPDQTDGHAGFSFTKLDNHGNPLPGSATSWQCTRDNVTGLVWENKEQASEPDMTIWRSASYTYTWYVEDDSINGGNKGAPLESNRLDRRAPLGQTCAYLADDERRNNVYCRTSSYIEEANTRGLCGFDDWRLPAATELRSIYSYSSDSAVTTPDSAFFSNYGAVDGVAYYSSTPSADNDASAWCVDAAVGAIQLCQKNDRQRIRLVRSAEGNSK, encoded by the coding sequence ATGATATCAGCTCAAGAACCGTTTAAGCGGACGTTACTTTGCTTGGCAATGGCCACCAGCTTTGCTGTCGTAACCGGCTGTGGTGGTAGTGATAGTGGTGACGATTCTTCCTCCACATCTAAAAACAGCTCAGGCTCTGGTAGTGAGAGTTCGATTACTCCAGAGATCAGCGTCGACGAGGCAAAAATTCGGGAAGGCAACTCTGGGGTATCAAATGTCCAGCTTCGCATTAATCTATCTGATAGCTCTGACGAAGAAGTAAGCGTTACCTTAGTAACCAAAGATGGGACCGCTACTTCAGGCTCAGACTACCGCAGTGAGCAGGTTTCCGTTGTTTTCCCCCCTGGAAGTCGTCGGCAGGAAATCGCGCTCGATATCATCGCGGATCAGGCGCTGGAAGACGATGAGTGGTTCGAGGTTGAGTTGTCTTCACCGAAAAATGGCAGATTAGGTAACCGCGGCCGCACTGCCCGGGTCTCGATTACCAATGACGACGAACAGCCCCAGGTATACTTCACCACAGCCGAACAGACTGTGGCCGAAACTGTCCGGTACGCCAATGTAACGATCGCGCTTGATAACGTCAGCGGTTTCGACACTGATATTCTTCTCAACCTGGAGGGGACAGCTACAGAGGGTGATGACTTCTCGATGAGCGAGATATCAACGGTGACGATTCCGGCCGGCTCACTCTCCGAAACCCTCGACATCGAAATTATCGGAGACGCCATTCCTGAAGGCGGAGAGACCGTTATTCTCGGCATCGAATCTGCCACGAATGCGAAGCCATCAGCTGGTGACTTACCGGCCAGTCATACCTTGACTATTGCTGGAGATATTGCGCTCAACGACACTGGCGTGACCAGTTTCTCTGATGGGTTCAGCTATGGCTTGGGAGCCGAACCGGGAACTGCGCCAGGGCAGGACGCCTCTTTTGGTCGAGATTCGTCAGAACCAGACCAAACAGATGGTCATGCAGGGTTTTCTTTCACCAAGCTGGACAACCACGGCAATCCGCTCCCTGGCTCAGCCACATCCTGGCAGTGTACGCGTGACAATGTCACTGGCCTCGTTTGGGAGAACAAAGAGCAAGCGTCAGAACCAGATATGACGATCTGGCGTTCGGCCAGCTATACCTATACCTGGTACGTTGAGGATGACTCCATTAATGGCGGAAATAAAGGTGCGCCACTTGAGTCAAACAGGCTCGATAGACGCGCTCCGCTAGGCCAGACCTGCGCTTATCTCGCCGACGACGAACGGCGTAATAACGTGTATTGCCGGACCTCAAGCTATATCGAGGAGGCCAACACACGCGGGCTGTGCGGTTTCGATGACTGGCGTCTTCCCGCAGCTACGGAACTGCGATCGATCTACAGTTATTCCAGCGATTCAGCAGTAACCACGCCGGATTCAGCTTTCTTCTCAAACTATGGAGCGGTCGATGGTGTCGCTTACTACTCGTCGACTCCCTCAGCAGATAATGACGCATCGGCTTGGTGTGTAGACGCTGCAGTTGGTGCTATCCAGCTCTGCCAGAAGAATGATCGTCAACGTATTCGTCTTGTTCGCAGCGCAGAAGGAAATTCAAAATGA
- a CDS encoding replication initiation protein, giving the protein MKESERKLIVKKSNELIDAGFELTLNESRIILYCVSQILPKQPIKADEMYFVHAKAFSELFHLDLAGVYKTLKKAMLKLGERWATVTDKNGDPKEIRWIITRQYFENQGVLGLQFHPDMLPYISELKKHFTQYDIKFISRMSSAYGIPIYELLTKRRDLKKQSFSIDALKQKLKLEGRYPAWRDFKRYVLEPAIRDLNNEYGEFKASYETIKEGRAITAVTFKYEPRRKSLPLWDREGNPAVEKPKKSWEEYGYRSDSEYREALELAKRYDFDVNNVSEFLKARVQAQRDRKHSR; this is encoded by the coding sequence ATGAAGGAAAGCGAAAGGAAGCTAATTGTTAAGAAGTCCAACGAGCTGATCGATGCCGGCTTTGAGCTGACTCTAAATGAGTCCCGGATCATTCTGTATTGTGTGTCCCAAATCCTTCCAAAGCAACCGATCAAGGCTGACGAAATGTACTTCGTCCACGCCAAGGCGTTTAGTGAGCTGTTTCACCTCGACCTGGCTGGGGTCTACAAGACCCTGAAAAAGGCTATGCTCAAGCTGGGAGAGCGCTGGGCAACGGTTACCGACAAGAATGGGGACCCAAAGGAAATCCGCTGGATTATTACTCGGCAGTACTTCGAGAACCAGGGCGTTCTGGGACTCCAGTTTCATCCGGATATGCTTCCCTACATCTCTGAGCTGAAGAAGCACTTCACCCAATACGATATCAAGTTCATCAGCAGGATGAGCAGCGCTTATGGCATACCTATCTATGAGCTATTAACGAAGCGTAGAGACCTGAAAAAACAGTCATTTTCCATTGACGCTCTTAAACAGAAGCTAAAACTAGAAGGCCGTTATCCTGCATGGAGAGACTTTAAACGATACGTACTTGAGCCGGCTATTCGAGATCTCAACAATGAGTATGGCGAATTTAAGGCTTCGTACGAGACCATCAAGGAAGGCAGAGCTATCACAGCAGTGACCTTCAAATACGAGCCGCGCCGGAAATCACTGCCTCTATGGGATAGAGAAGGGAATCCTGCAGTTGAGAAACCCAAGAAATCCTGGGAAGAGTATGGCTACCGCTCAGATTCTGAGTACCGTGAAGCCCTTGAACTGGCGAAGAGATACGACTTCGACGTAAATAACGTCAGCGAATTTCTTAAGGCACGCGTTCAGGCACAACGCGATCGTAAGCACTCAAGATGA
- a CDS encoding IS3 family transposase (programmed frameshift), translating into MTRKRRSFSPEFKQEAASLVLDQGYTIPQAGVSLGIGESAIRRWVNQLAEERDGVTPRGKALTPEQRRIQELEARCKRLEQEKDIPKKGYRSLDVGRHESYALIDQLSERMPVEMVCTAFDISRSSYYEYRQRRNHVDVERLALKAQVNRLFTKSRSSAGSRTIKGLLSEEGIVVGRFKVRRLMSELGLICKQPGPHAYKQATVERPDIPNHLNREFAVEQPDQVWCGDITYIWSGQRWSYLAVVLDLYARRVVGWAMSSSPDADLAVKALDHAWEQRGQPEKVMFHSDQGSQYASRKFRQRLWRYRMTQSMSRRGNCWDNAPMERLFRSLKSEWVPALGYRNLPEAQKDVGGYLMDYYNRQRPHTFNGGISPVAAEENLKILSGIS; encoded by the exons ATGACCAGAAAGCGACGATCTTTTTCTCCTGAGTTCAAACAGGAAGCAGCCAGCTTGGTGCTGGATCAAGGTTACACGATTCCCCAGGCGGGCGTGTCTCTGGGAATTGGTGAAAGCGCTATCCGGCGCTGGGTTAATCAGCTGGCCGAGGAGCGTGACGGTGTCACCCCGAGGGGTAAAGCTTTAACCCCGGAGCAGCGCCGTATTCAGGAGCTGGAAGCCCGCTGTAAACGCCTTGAGCAGGAGAAAGACATAC CTAAAAAAGGCTACCGCTCTCTTGATGTCGGACGACATGAATCGTACGCGCTGATAGACCAGTTGAGTGAGCGAATGCCTGTTGAAATGGTCTGCACTGCGTTCGATATCAGCCGTTCCAGCTACTACGAATACCGCCAACGGCGGAACCATGTGGATGTTGAGCGTCTGGCCCTAAAGGCCCAGGTAAACCGCCTGTTTACCAAGAGCCGCAGCTCTGCCGGCAGCCGGACAATAAAGGGTTTACTCAGCGAAGAAGGCATTGTTGTCGGGCGCTTCAAGGTTCGACGTCTGATGAGCGAGTTGGGGCTGATCTGTAAGCAGCCAGGCCCTCACGCATATAAGCAGGCTACCGTTGAGCGACCGGATATCCCGAATCACCTGAATCGTGAGTTTGCGGTAGAGCAGCCCGACCAGGTCTGGTGTGGTGATATTACTTATATCTGGAGCGGCCAGCGATGGAGCTATCTGGCGGTGGTACTGGATCTATACGCCCGGCGAGTCGTTGGCTGGGCAATGTCATCCAGTCCGGATGCGGACCTGGCTGTAAAAGCTCTGGATCACGCCTGGGAACAGCGTGGTCAGCCAGAGAAAGTCATGTTTCACTCGGATCAGGGAAGTCAGTATGCCAGTCGCAAGTTCCGTCAGAGGCTCTGGCGCTATCGAATGACCCAAAGCATGAGCCGGCGTGGCAACTGCTGGGACAATGCTCCGATGGAGAGGCTGTTCCGAAGTCTGAAATCTGAGTGGGTACCGGCCCTGGGATATCGGAATCTGCCTGAGGCCCAAAAAGATGTGGGTGGCTACTTGATGGACTACTACAACCGGCAAAGACCTCATACGTTCAACGGTGGCATTTCTCCCGTTGCGGCTGAGGAAAACCTTAAAATACTGTCCGGGATTAGTTGA
- a CDS encoding lytic transglycosylase domain-containing protein: protein MRHARVRSGNLCVLIACVVLVGFGSSEEEAIRETVILELDINLEDKPSLVVPLVSPEWLKQRIIKVYKRPHEQAGSVAEAIIEASATFNIPWQILSSMVGTESSFDPKARSIVGAIGPLQVRPEIWGELNYDLKNPRDNILAGAFILQSYKARCGGWECAMAAYNVGITNFTLKKKLAAQQKYLNKIEENGFWK from the coding sequence ATGAGACACGCTAGGGTTAGATCAGGAAACCTATGTGTACTAATCGCATGCGTAGTTCTGGTTGGCTTCGGCAGCAGTGAAGAAGAAGCAATCCGGGAAACTGTCATTCTGGAACTAGACATTAATCTAGAAGACAAACCCTCGCTTGTGGTTCCGCTAGTATCCCCCGAGTGGCTGAAACAAAGAATCATCAAGGTATATAAGCGGCCGCACGAGCAAGCAGGTTCTGTGGCCGAAGCGATAATAGAGGCTTCCGCAACCTTTAATATCCCTTGGCAAATATTGAGCTCGATGGTCGGGACTGAATCGTCCTTTGATCCAAAAGCACGATCGATAGTCGGAGCCATTGGCCCGTTACAAGTACGGCCCGAAATATGGGGTGAGCTTAACTATGACCTCAAAAATCCCAGAGATAACATCCTGGCCGGCGCATTCATCCTCCAATCTTACAAAGCCAGGTGCGGAGGCTGGGAATGCGCAATGGCCGCTTACAACGTCGGGATCACGAACTTCACCTTAAAGAAAAAGTTGGCTGCCCAACAAAAGTACCTGAACAAAATAGAAGAGAACGGTTTCTGGAAATGA
- a CDS encoding ParB/RepB/Spo0J family partition protein, translated as MKSKTAPKNEKPTFGNLGVLKERVANIQTKKDPGAESDKILWVEADECYSEKQVRKKFNEESIDELGKSMEDHGQDHPVRVHPKDSKGYRIIKGERRWRAAKKRKLKLAIWVDQSSPSEAGILIGQIVENDQREDIAPLERAEGYRAIKELTEKETGKSIQLGELSEILSRSKSVVSKYLALLTMPEEIQELAETRIVSDVETLRALHKIHELDPDRCAKLCASIIEDGGITRKYAEAYLKSLKQEIADKNKPSNQSSQPALGNREQEAEREHQQDLKGSGLDEEGLHAQNDGQESLETGDPLEGEGAMPEPPKDVPMPAAKLSDSGSSIKDDKTGFNRRPLDQVVYLVSFVLENRQMFGSIKLGLHTDNQDEVVVRVGEESGKERLIAIMAEELTVIGIR; from the coding sequence ATGAAGAGCAAGACGGCTCCCAAAAACGAGAAACCTACGTTTGGAAATTTGGGCGTTCTAAAAGAACGAGTAGCCAACATCCAGACAAAAAAGGACCCCGGCGCCGAGAGCGACAAGATACTGTGGGTTGAAGCCGATGAGTGCTACTCGGAAAAACAGGTCCGGAAAAAGTTCAACGAAGAAAGCATTGATGAGCTCGGGAAGTCCATGGAAGACCATGGTCAAGATCACCCGGTGCGGGTCCACCCTAAAGACAGCAAGGGATACAGGATCATCAAAGGGGAAAGACGCTGGAGGGCCGCTAAGAAGCGGAAACTCAAACTGGCGATATGGGTAGATCAAAGCTCTCCATCAGAAGCCGGAATCCTTATCGGACAGATTGTAGAGAATGATCAACGTGAAGACATAGCGCCGCTGGAGCGTGCTGAGGGTTACAGAGCAATAAAGGAACTCACAGAGAAAGAGACAGGCAAATCAATTCAGCTTGGGGAACTCTCTGAAATTCTTTCTCGATCAAAATCAGTCGTGTCGAAGTACCTCGCACTGCTCACAATGCCTGAAGAGATTCAGGAACTGGCTGAAACTCGGATTGTCAGTGACGTCGAAACACTGAGAGCTCTCCACAAGATCCACGAACTGGACCCAGATCGATGCGCCAAACTCTGCGCGAGCATTATTGAAGATGGGGGGATTACTCGAAAATACGCTGAAGCGTATCTGAAGAGTCTCAAGCAGGAGATAGCCGACAAGAATAAGCCATCAAATCAAAGTAGTCAGCCTGCGCTCGGCAACCGGGAACAAGAGGCCGAACGCGAGCACCAGCAAGATCTCAAGGGATCCGGTCTGGATGAAGAGGGGCTGCACGCGCAAAATGATGGTCAAGAGAGCCTGGAAACGGGAGATCCACTGGAAGGGGAGGGCGCCATGCCCGAACCGCCGAAGGATGTTCCTATGCCAGCTGCCAAACTCAGCGATAGTGGCAGCTCAATCAAGGATGACAAAACCGGCTTTAATCGACGCCCTCTTGATCAGGTGGTCTACCTGGTCAGCTTCGTTTTAGAAAATCGTCAGATGTTCGGGTCGATTAAACTTGGTCTCCACACTGACAACCAGGATGAGGTAGTCGTTCGGGTTGGAGAAGAATCCGGCAAAGAGAGGCTGATAGCGATTATGGCGGAAGAATTAACCGTCATTGGGATACGGTAG
- a CDS encoding DNA topoisomerase III: MNVYLCEKPSQAKDLAAVLGIGNRKDGFFTDGGQNVVTWAFGHLLEQFMPDDYDPALKAWKIESLPIIPGTWKSKVKKSGAKQYKVIQQLINKASVVYIATDYDREGETIARDLLERFRFAGAIKRVPLTSLDEISIQEALRNTLDDYQTRPLFHAGQARTRADWLVGMNFSRLFTVIAGQAGIRETFHIGRVITPLVGLVVARDKSIDNFVPEPYYELTAGIQVQRGSFKAKWQPPEEVCDSEGRCINKAFAEQVLNDVRGQRGVIAKAETKDHKSSAPLPFSLSNLQLYASKKWGYTAQEVLDTAQSLYETHKATTYPRTDSDYLPESQRGDVRQIFQAMILSDDSISGLVAGADPDRKARAFNDKKVQAHHAIIPTRTKCDISRMSDKERNLYDIIRRRYIAQFYAPYEYQQTDVVVVCREQTFLTSGRVPTAQGWKVLFDDRDDEEDGEKENQQLLPPLNTGEPAQVDIADLADKMTRPAPHFTEATLLAAMKNVARFVDEPKFKKILKETAGLGTEATRAGIIEGALTKGYIKREKRVIKATDKGRAVISLVPHIISSPGMTAAWEQELEKIASGEQQLSVFIRQLEGWLSKLVIQIKQRSAELISSEAGNQLKSLAPVTFPCFTCGGPMKRIKGKNGFFWGCQNRACDKTFKDSRGKPVDPAIVAKPPRNAPDCPQCGTTMMKRQGKPKDGKKADAFWGCTRYPECKGTKPVATRKRTKTKEYS; this comes from the coding sequence ATGAACGTCTACCTATGTGAAAAGCCTTCTCAGGCTAAAGATCTCGCGGCAGTGTTGGGTATTGGTAACCGTAAGGATGGATTCTTTACGGACGGCGGCCAGAACGTGGTCACCTGGGCTTTTGGGCACCTTCTTGAGCAATTTATGCCCGATGATTACGACCCCGCTTTAAAGGCATGGAAGATCGAATCCCTCCCCATTATTCCCGGTACGTGGAAATCAAAGGTCAAAAAGAGCGGTGCAAAGCAGTACAAGGTGATTCAGCAGCTCATAAACAAAGCTAGCGTGGTCTATATCGCGACTGACTATGACCGCGAAGGCGAGACCATTGCCCGCGATCTGTTGGAGAGATTTCGCTTCGCCGGTGCAATTAAGCGTGTACCTCTGACTTCACTGGATGAAATCTCTATCCAGGAAGCCCTCAGAAACACTCTCGATGACTACCAGACACGACCTCTCTTCCATGCAGGTCAGGCTCGAACTCGAGCTGACTGGCTGGTAGGCATGAACTTTTCTCGACTGTTTACCGTTATCGCCGGCCAGGCTGGAATTAGGGAAACCTTCCATATTGGCCGTGTCATCACTCCTCTGGTCGGTCTGGTGGTCGCACGGGATAAGTCGATCGATAACTTTGTACCTGAGCCCTACTATGAGCTTACAGCTGGGATTCAGGTTCAACGTGGTAGCTTCAAGGCAAAGTGGCAGCCGCCGGAAGAGGTCTGTGATTCAGAAGGGCGCTGTATCAACAAAGCCTTTGCTGAACAGGTGCTCAATGATGTCCGAGGTCAGAGGGGCGTCATAGCCAAGGCAGAGACAAAAGATCATAAATCCTCGGCTCCGCTGCCGTTCAGCCTGAGCAACCTTCAACTCTACGCGTCTAAGAAATGGGGCTACACAGCTCAAGAGGTGCTAGACACCGCTCAAAGTCTGTATGAGACGCATAAGGCTACCACCTACCCAAGAACAGATAGTGATTACCTTCCTGAATCCCAAAGAGGGGATGTCCGGCAGATATTTCAGGCAATGATCCTTTCGGATGACTCTATTTCCGGATTAGTGGCCGGTGCTGATCCAGACAGAAAAGCCCGGGCTTTTAACGATAAAAAGGTTCAGGCCCACCACGCAATAATTCCAACCCGGACCAAGTGCGACATCTCTCGCATGTCAGATAAGGAACGGAACCTCTACGACATCATTCGCCGACGTTACATTGCTCAGTTCTACGCACCCTATGAATATCAGCAAACCGATGTGGTTGTCGTTTGTCGCGAGCAAACATTTCTAACTAGCGGCCGCGTCCCGACAGCACAGGGATGGAAGGTTTTATTCGACGATCGCGATGATGAAGAGGACGGTGAGAAGGAAAATCAGCAGCTCTTACCACCGCTGAATACGGGCGAGCCTGCCCAGGTCGACATTGCGGATCTTGCCGACAAGATGACCCGCCCTGCCCCGCATTTCACAGAGGCCACGCTTCTTGCGGCAATGAAAAACGTTGCCCGCTTTGTTGACGAACCTAAGTTCAAAAAGATCCTTAAAGAAACAGCCGGCCTCGGAACGGAAGCAACTCGCGCCGGCATCATCGAGGGCGCTCTGACCAAGGGGTACATCAAACGAGAAAAACGCGTCATCAAAGCCACAGATAAAGGGCGTGCCGTTATAAGTCTGGTGCCTCATATCATTTCCTCCCCTGGCATGACCGCGGCATGGGAGCAGGAGCTCGAAAAGATCGCTTCTGGAGAGCAGCAGCTCAGCGTTTTTATCAGGCAGCTTGAGGGATGGTTGTCGAAGCTCGTCATTCAGATAAAGCAGCGATCCGCTGAACTCATCTCCAGCGAGGCTGGAAACCAGCTTAAATCACTGGCGCCGGTCACCTTCCCCTGTTTCACCTGTGGGGGCCCCATGAAACGCATCAAAGGAAAGAACGGCTTTTTCTGGGGCTGCCAAAACCGCGCTTGTGACAAAACCTTCAAAGACAGCCGTGGTAAGCCCGTCGACCCGGCAATCGTGGCTAAACCACCGAGGAATGCCCCAGATTGCCCACAGTGCGGCACAACAATGATGAAGCGGCAAGGTAAACCCAAAGACGGCAAGAAAGCAGACGCCTTCTGGGGCTGCACCAGGTACCCCGAATGCAAAGGCACCAAACCCGTTGCGACACGTAAAAGGACGAAGACGAAGGAATACTCATGA
- a CDS encoding S49 family peptidase — translation MSPETSVNPFETLSKELMRDLRADKRKSFLFRILTWTYIVITTIATFGLFYGGSSSDIPGKEDPHVGVIDVFGPIQRKGGVAANPVIEALHNAFQNEHTTSVLLDMDSPGGSAVQSDLVYREIVRLRDKFPDKPVIAVVGDVCASGCYYIASAADEIVINRLSMIGSIGVRMDGFGFTGLMDKLGVERRILTAGENKIISDPYSTVRPEINAHLTEHVLLKTHNVFIDAVKTGRGERLHEDPALFSGLVWVGHEAIEKGLADRIGSVSSVARELAEEGNQVNYSIRQPRILDWFTGAAAAVKQELVNSDLRLSLL, via the coding sequence ATGTCACCAGAGACTTCAGTCAACCCGTTCGAGACCCTTTCAAAAGAGCTGATGCGTGACTTACGCGCAGACAAACGGAAGTCCTTCCTGTTCCGGATCCTCACCTGGACTTACATCGTCATCACCACAATCGCTACATTTGGCCTTTTTTACGGTGGCTCGAGTAGTGATATCCCAGGCAAAGAAGATCCCCATGTTGGTGTCATTGATGTTTTCGGACCAATCCAGAGGAAGGGTGGAGTTGCTGCCAACCCAGTGATCGAAGCGTTGCACAATGCTTTCCAGAACGAGCACACCACCAGCGTTCTACTCGATATGGATTCGCCCGGAGGTAGCGCCGTTCAGAGCGACCTCGTCTACCGCGAAATCGTTCGGTTAAGGGACAAGTTTCCAGATAAACCTGTAATTGCGGTAGTCGGCGATGTCTGCGCTTCAGGCTGTTATTACATAGCCAGCGCAGCTGATGAGATTGTGATCAACCGCTTATCGATGATCGGTAGCATCGGGGTCCGTATGGATGGTTTCGGCTTCACTGGCCTCATGGACAAGCTTGGTGTTGAGAGGAGAATCCTGACCGCGGGCGAGAACAAAATCATTTCTGACCCTTACAGTACTGTGCGCCCCGAGATTAACGCGCATCTGACCGAGCATGTACTCCTCAAAACCCACAATGTGTTTATCGATGCCGTTAAGACTGGCCGGGGAGAGCGCCTTCATGAAGACCCGGCACTTTTTAGCGGGCTTGTGTGGGTGGGTCACGAAGCGATCGAGAAGGGCCTTGCTGACCGTATCGGTAGCGTGAGTTCCGTAGCTCGGGAACTTGCAGAAGAAGGGAACCAAGTGAATTACTCGATTCGTCAGCCCCGGATTCTCGACTGGTTCACCGGCGCAGCCGCGGCTGTTAAGCAGGAGTTAGTAAATTCTGATCTTCGACTGTCTCTTCTTTGA